AACGGATCATCGCGATGCCCATCTCCTCCACGATGGAGTCCAGGCGCATGCGGATCACTTCGAGGGTGACCGGGTCGAACCCGTCGGGCAGCGTGTGCGGGGTGCTGGTCATGGTCGTCTCCTTGGCCGGACGAGGTCAGCGGACGGCGAGGGTGAGCAGGAAGTCCCCGGCGGGGGTCAGCTCGACGGTGGCGCCGCTGGGCACGTACACCGTCGTGTCCGGTTCCTCCAGCAGGCAGGGTCCGGACGCCCGGCCCAGCGCGCCGAACCCGCGGTGCACGTCGACCTCGGTGCGCTTGCCGGTGAGCGGTTCGATGACGGTGCGGCGCGCGAGTTCGTGGCGTTCCCCGTCGGCGCCCGCGACCTGGTCCACGGTCTGCACGTCGCTGCGGCCGATCGCGCGCACGCGGGAGTTGACCAGCAGGATTTCGGCTTCGGTCCAGGCGGTTCCGGCGCCGAACTCCTCCTCGTAGTCGGCGATGAACCGAGTGCGCAGCGCTTCCTTGTCGGCCTCGCCGAACGTGCCCGCGGGCAGACGGGTGGTCACCTCGAAGATCTGCCCGACGAACTTCATGTCCGCCTCGCGGTAGAGCTCGCGCCGGTCCTCCGGGATGTCCTCGGACTCGAACCAGGCCCGCGCACGGGCTTCGAGCGCGGCGAACTCCTTGTCCAGCGCGGCCGCGGGCTGGGCAGGGGTCCACGGGCTGGTCTGCACGGCCGGGAACACCGAGTCGGCGTGCATCAGGCCGTGTGCCGAGAACACGGCGGCGTTGCGCGGGATCACCACCTCGCGCACCCCGGCCTCCGCGGCGATGCCCGCCGCGAACAGCCCGCAGGCGCCGCCGAAACCGACGAGCGTGAACTCGCGCGGGTCGTGACCGCGGTTCACCGTGATCTTGCGCAGCGCGTTGGACATCTGCGACGTCGCCAGCCGGTACACGCCTTCGGCCGCGGCATCCTCGGTGATGCCCAGCGGTTCGGCCACCTGCTTGCGCAGCGCGGCCCGCGCCTGGTCCTCGTACAGCGGCACCGTGCCGCCGAGGTAGTAGTCCGGGTTGATCAGCCCGAGCACCAGCGCCGCGTCGGTCACCGCGGGCCGGGTGCCGCCCTTGCCGTAGCAGGCGGGTCCGGGGGTGGAACCGGCGCTGTGCGGGCCGACGCGCAGCAGGTTGCGCCCGTCGACCCAGGCGAGGCTGCCGCCGCCGGCGCCGATGGTTTCGATGTCCACGGCGGTCAGGCTCGTCGGCAGGCCGCCGATCTCGGCGCGCGGCAGCAACCGGAACTCGTCGTCGATGATCGCCGCCGCGTCGAGACTGGTGCCGCCCATGTCGGCGGTGAGCACACGGCTGCGGCCCAGCTGCCGTCCCAGCAGCCGCGCCCCGGTGACCCCGCCGACCGGACCCGAGTTGAACATCGAGATCGGCGCCTTGCCGGTCTCCTCGACGGACAGGAACCCGCCGTGCACCTGCATGATCTGCACACGGGTGCGCAGGCCCCGGCTCCGCAGCTCCTCGGCGAGGTGGTCGAAGTGCGAGGCCACGATCGGCTTGACCGCCGCGTCCAGCGCCGTGGTCACCATCCGCTCGTACTCGCGGTAGACCGGGGTCAGCTCGCTGGAGAGGGTGTAGGGGATGTCCGGGTGGTGCTTGTCGAGGTAGTCGCCGATCGCCTTCTCGTGCGCGGCGTTGCGGAACGACCACAGCAGACAGACCGCGATGGCCTCGGCGCCGGTGTCCAGAACCGCGTTCACGGCCGTGGCGATGGCGTCCTCGGTGAGCGGCACGAGCACGGTGCCGTGCGCGTCGACCCGTTCGGCCACCTCGACGATGCGGTGGCGTGCCACGATGTCCGGGGGCGCCGCCATCTCGTGCGGGTCGCGTTCGTCGGTGCGGGCCGAGCGGGCGATGCGCAGGGTGTCACGGAAACCCTGGGTGGTCAGCAGGCCGACGGCGGCGTACTTCTGCTCGTCGACGGCGTTGGTGACGATGGTGTTGCCCAGGACGAAGCGGTCGGCCGCCGCGAAGAACTCCGCTTCGGTCAGGCCCGCGCGCTCCTGGAGCACCCCGAGCGCGCCGAGGATCCCGGTGGTCACGTCCCTGGTCGAGAACGCCTTGCCCCGGATCGCACGCCCGTCGACGATCGCGACGGCGTCGGTGAACGTGCCGCCGACGTCGATGCCCACGTGAAGCGTCATGCTCGCTGTCTCCTTTGACTGCGTCGGTGCGGATCGTGCCACCCTCCGGACGGTACGAGCGCGCGTCCGTTCGGGCTATGTGTCGTTGGTCCAGAAAGGCGGCCAGGGCCCTGGGTGTTCGGCCCAGGGCGCCTCAGGCCCTCGCGCGAAGTTCGGCGAGAACCTGCTCGGCGTGGTCGGCGCGCACCTTGCGGTCGGCCAGCAGCCGGGCCACCACGGCCGGGACCTCGTCGGCGGTGGCGCCGACGGTGGTGGCGATGTTGCGGGCGTGCAGGGACATGTGGCCGCGCTGGATGCCCTCGGTGGCCAGCGCCCGCACCGCGGCGAAGTTCTGCGCCAGCCCGACCGCGGTGATGATCTCGGCCAGCTCGCTCGCGGTCCGCACGCCCAGCAGGGACACGGCCGCGCGCGCCACCGGGTGGACCTTCGTGGCGCCGCCGACGAGACCGACCGGCATCGGCAGTTCCAGGG
This is a stretch of genomic DNA from Amycolatopsis endophytica. It encodes these proteins:
- a CDS encoding hydantoinase/oxoprolinase family protein, which gives rise to MTLHVGIDVGGTFTDAVAIVDGRAIRGKAFSTRDVTTGILGALGVLQERAGLTEAEFFAAADRFVLGNTIVTNAVDEQKYAAVGLLTTQGFRDTLRIARSARTDERDPHEMAAPPDIVARHRIVEVAERVDAHGTVLVPLTEDAIATAVNAVLDTGAEAIAVCLLWSFRNAAHEKAIGDYLDKHHPDIPYTLSSELTPVYREYERMVTTALDAAVKPIVASHFDHLAEELRSRGLRTRVQIMQVHGGFLSVEETGKAPISMFNSGPVGGVTGARLLGRQLGRSRVLTADMGGTSLDAAAIIDDEFRLLPRAEIGGLPTSLTAVDIETIGAGGGSLAWVDGRNLLRVGPHSAGSTPGPACYGKGGTRPAVTDAALVLGLINPDYYLGGTVPLYEDQARAALRKQVAEPLGITEDAAAEGVYRLATSQMSNALRKITVNRGHDPREFTLVGFGGACGLFAAGIAAEAGVREVVIPRNAAVFSAHGLMHADSVFPAVQTSPWTPAQPAAALDKEFAALEARARAWFESEDIPEDRRELYREADMKFVGQIFEVTTRLPAGTFGEADKEALRTRFIADYEEEFGAGTAWTEAEILLVNSRVRAIGRSDVQTVDQVAGADGERHELARRTVIEPLTGKRTEVDVHRGFGALGRASGPCLLEEPDTTVYVPSGATVELTPAGDFLLTLAVR